ATCTGAAGTAAActgctcttcatcttcatttgtagcagctgcagcaggtgatCGTTAAATCTTTGCCGTGAATCCACGTTTTCGCCTCACGTTTGGCCTGAGCTCAGGATAAATGTGTAGATTAATCAAAGTTATAAGAATACACACACGTTCTGATTGATTTATATTTACtctgatttatttcagtgtcattaTGTTATGAACATGCACTGAGGCTCACAGCAACATAAaccttaaagatttttttttttgagttaaGGTTTGCTGACCACGCGTGATTGTTCTCGGCCTGTTTAACATTCACACCTGGGAGTTTCCTCGTACAGCTGGACTTCTAATAACGGCCACTGGGAATGTCCCAGTGTGACTCGTTTACTGATGAATCATTGCCGTTTGTGAGGTTAGATTGGAAAATAAATCCTTAACGGAGAAAAGGATTCATAGCAGTCGAAGGACGTTAACGTTGTGGGTAAGTCCTTGAATAGAGCTGTATAAAATGGATGTGAAATAAAGCTTCTCATTTAAtgctagcacacacacacacacacacacacacacacacacacacacacacacacacacacacacacacacacacacacacacacacacacacacacacacacacacacacacacacacagagctatcaattgtgtttttcttcacatttaaaGCAGCAGACTGAGACACTGAAGAAACTCTAccactgttctgttctgtgttctacAATAATGtgctttaaataaatgaattcagTTTACCTGGTGTAAACAGGATTAATATGCAGAAATGTGGATAAAATGTTTTGGATTATTTGCCACACAAAGAACAGCAGCTTGACGACTTCAGCTTGAGTTGTGTTCTGCACCACGCGGCCGCTCACTTTTACAGACAGACATTTTCCAGATACaataattaactgattaatgaAGGAACAAATCATCAGactaattaataatgaaaataaacaagttGCAGCCTCGTGTGTCTCACGGACAGAAACAGAtgttctcctgtttttttttctcacagtgaaTCTGATTTTAAAAGATAAATTCCTGAAGCGTTTCTGAGTTCAGGGGGTGTTTTCTTAATGAGCACAACGAAAAGcttctcagcacacacacaaaccatggCACTGCCACGCTGATCCAAATGATTCAAATCAGCTGAGCGCAGGCAGCCAAAGGGCATCTGAATTAAACTGCTGCCTGGCTGCTCATTGAAGGGATTTACACATTTCTTTCAGGAGGAGTCTTAATCAGAGCTGCATTCAAATGAGAGCAACtgccaataataataaaaaaaggagaatgTGTGCGAGCATCCCATCACTGCCTGATGAAAGTGGCAGAAACTCGAGCTCCTTTCTTGATCTAAAGTTTTGAACAGAGGACGTTGGTCGTTGCTGATAATCTGCAAACAGAGACAGTTCAGCATCTTTAGACTTAACAAAGGCATGAAAGGTTAGAATGATTTTATATGTCCTGTTCGACGCTGCCAGCATCCACAGTATGTTAGTATTTCTCACACAGAGAGTAAATGCACAGCAGTGTCAGCTCCTGTTTATGCTTGTGTTCCCATGGCTCCTCCTGCCTCACTAATTAAGCAGAGACATGTTTAAGGCTGTGATGACTGCAGACTTCATACTGAATGTATGAACCTTGCTGTAACCAACCTCCAAAGTTTCCTgattaaaatcagatttttagaATATACGATggtgtaaacaaaaaaaatctaaaacattcTTTGCTTCTGAGATTCTTTACATGACTTTTAACCCTTTTTCACTTGAAACTGAATAAACTAGTCTGACGACAGAGGGATGTAGTTACTGTGAACATCTGCCGCCGGAGCATTTTTGTCCTACTCACCACGTCTAAGAAGGTGTTCTCCAGGGATCTGTACTCAGACGACGTCTTGTTGAAGAGGTCCTCAGAGAAGTCCATGTTGGTGACTCGCAGGCTGAAGAACACCACCAGCTCCCGGCCGTGGGTGGCCGTGGTCATGGAGGGCGTGGTCAGGTATCTCACTGGAGGCGGCGCAGTGACGCCGACAGTGGTGTGTTCCTCACCCACAGACACAAAGCCACTCCCCTCATCCGGCAGCTCGCTTGCTTCCGTGGCTACCACATCCGTTTGGTCCAGCTCCACGGCCAAGTCTTTCACAGCCGCATCGATGACGTCTTCGGCAGCGGCCGGAGGGCTGGTTTGGCTTTCGCTTCCTTTCTGCACTGCCTCCTCTAAGTCCTCATCGATAATGACGACGGCTGGCTCATTCTGTTCCGACACCGATGCCGGCTCTGCGCcatcatcctctgaggaccCAGGAGCAGAAGGGATCACAGATTGCTCTGCTACCTCAAAGAGTCCAGAGTCTATCGTCGGGCTGGGTGAGGACACTTCAGACACATCGACAGAAGTTGCCGGAGGTGTAGGGAGGAAGTCTGAGACCGAAGCCGCCGTCACGCtgatgtctctctctgtggatgAATCCCTTTCTTGCGTCTCCTCCGGCAGGTCCTCTGCGACTTCAGTGTCCTCTGTTGTGTCTCGTCTGTCTGGAGCTGTCATCTCTTTGAAACGTCAGGCAAAAAGGCTCAATTAAGTCATGGGTGCTCACAAAGGATTTCCACCAATTAAACAAATTTGCCTGCCGAGTgaataatacataatacatcCAAACTGCTTCATGCTGAATTAGAGTTGGAATCCCCACTTTTGCATTAAGATAATTCTCTAAAGTGATTGTTCCTCCATATCTGAAATTACCCACAAATCCAGATAATGTTTGCTACGTTTCTAATAAAGAACAAGGTGGTAGAACATGTTTCAGCAATAATGCAAAACCGAAAACAGAACGTTAACATGTCCGAGGATCTCTAATTATCTGTTGATATAATTCACTGCCTTTAATCAGCTCATACTTCAGGCTCTGCACAGAAACCGATGCCTGCTCACCTGTGACGACAGAGGTAGTTTCAAACTGTAGATCGCTCTTGGCCACTTCGGTCGTCGTGACGGCTCTGAGGTCACTCTCCACCTGAGCGTCTACACTGTCAACATCGTTCTCGATGTAAAAATCATCGATGACAGGATACTCATGATCAGGTTCTCCAGCGTCTTCTACAGAAGGATGGATGTCTATCGGTATGATGGGTAAATTATCTTCCTCTGGCGGGCGATTATAGTCAGGTCCAGCAGGTGGAAGGAACTCGTTATCTTCCACAATCTGAACAGTATCCTCTCCAAAGTGAAGATCTTCCATACCATCCAACGGGTGAAGGATTTTAATTGATTCGGCTGGTGGCTCTGTAACATCTTCTTTAAGTCCTGGTTCTAAAATGTCAACAATCCCCtcctctggttctggttctgagACATCAGCACCCTCCCCTTCAGATTCTAGGATTTCAACCACTGCCGTGTCTTTTGATTCTGGCTCTGAAACCCCAGGTAGTTCTTCCCCTGGCGGTAAAACATCAGCTGTGCCTTCCTCTGGTTCTGATGCTTCCTCTGGTTCTGGATTCTCAACCGTCTCCTCTTGTTCTGCCTCTTCTTCAACTTCTGAAGGAAGCTGTGTCTCTGAAATGTCAGCTGACTCATCATCTGGTACTGGAGCCACAGccacttcttcttcctgtttcacATCCTCAACTACATCCTCGTCTGGTTGTAGGATTTCAGGTACATCTGGTATTTCATCTGATTCTTTCCCTGGTTCTGGTTGTAGAGCCGGCCCTACGACCTCTACCACACTTTCACTCGGTTCTGGAACCCCTTCTTGCTCCTCTTCTGGTTCTGCAGTCTCAATGTCCACATCTCCTGTTACTGTCACTTCAGTGACATCTGGCGCTGATTCTGGTTCCACTGAGTCAACTACACCTTCACCTGGTGCTGGAGCTTCAACAACTTCTTCATCTGCCTCTGAAATCTccaccacttcctcctctgcttctgcagcTTCATCCTCTGGTGCTGGAACCTCAGCGACCTCCTCTTCTACTACTACTGGTTTCACAGCATCAGctactttttcctcttctgctcctgGTTCTGAATCCTCAGGCTGCGTCTCCTCAGAAACCTCAGGTACCGTTTCCTCAGAAACCACATCCCCACCGAGTCCCGACTCTTTCTCCGGTCCTGGAGGTTGTTCTGTAACCTCAACCTCATCTTTCTTTGGCTCTGAAGCCGGATGTGACGAGTCAACTGTACCCTCTTCTTTAACTTCAGCTAGTTCCTCTTTTGGTTGCAGAACTTCAGCTCCTTTTTCCACCCCTTCTTCTGTCAAAATCTCAGTTGTGGTACTGTCCAGTCCCGCATCTGGTTCGGATTCTTCTGGCTTTAAAACTGGAACTTGTTCTGAAACTTCAAGCTCCGTCTCCTCTGTTCCTGGAACCTCAACTACCATTTCTTCTGGCTCTGACACTGTCACCTCTTCTTGAGTTTCTACCACAGACTCTTCCTCTGGCTCTGAAGCAGCTACTTCTACATCTGGTTCTgacacattttcttcctctggttCCGAAGCTTGTTCAGGTGTCGGCTGCAAAACCTCGAGCACTTCTTCATCAGCTTTGACTCCTAACTCTCCCATTGGTTCGAGTGGTTCCATTTCAGTTTCCACCTCAGAAACATCGTGTGCTTCTGTCTCCGACACCTCACCAGAGTCATAAGTTTCACGGCCACCGAGATCAGCCTCTTCCTCACCTGGCAGAGCATTGACTTCTTCATATTCTTGAGGACTCAGTGCTGGCTCAGTGGGCGGCTGGCCTGTGATGGCTGAGAGCGTTGTGATTGGTTGTCCCAAGTCAGAGGGTTCCTCACCGGCAGAAGCTGTCGTTAACAAAATCTGTGTGGTGGGGAAAAGCTGCACAACGTCCAAGCTAGGAGTCTCGCTGTCCTCATCAATAGGAATCAGGTCTTCCTCGGATATCAGGTTAGGAGACAAACTGATATATGGAGCGTCTGTCTCCTCCTCGAGAATCACAGGGGGGGTTGGGATGTAGTCTCTCACCAGTTCACCGGTTTCGTTGTGATGAATTGTTTCAATCTCATGTGTAATGATCAgcaattcttcttcttcccgTTCGTCACTTGATGGCTCGGGCTCACTCACATAAATAGCATCTGACTCATCACCGATGTCCTCTGAGGCCGGGGGATGATCGACGCTCTCCGCCGTCCCACCAGTCACTGCTGTCATCTCATCATCAGGGACCGCCGTGGGATCCAGCAGGGTCACGAGGGCGTTCTCCTTCTCCATGGGCGTGAGGGGAACCACCAGCCGCGGTTTATCGACCCCCGGCTGATCAGTGAAAACTTCAAACTCGTTGTGTGAGTCAGGTTCACTGGACTGTGGAGAgatgaatatacagtatgacATGATGAATAAGATGAAAGACGGTGGTGACACCGTCTGATTGACTTTTCAGAGTTGGTGTCAGTAACATTTTGTTGTACTGGTCCCTCGGTTTCCCTCTGATTACTTTGAAAAGAACCAGTATTTTACTTCTAATTCTAAGGAAGGTTTCAAGAAAGAATAACACATGTTGGTACTAATTACAGGGTAAACTGAGGCAGTGTATAATTGGTACATTTCCTATTAATTAGGTCCTGTAATCTGCTCACATAATGAGTAGtcttttaaatggataaaaataaCCTAACCTATTTGCTGTGTGACGTGGGAACTTGAAAGCTGCAGTGCACATATTCTTTCCTCAGTTAAACttctgagagaaaacacatcatTCATAGGTTCCTAAATCTGAATCTGGTTCCAGCAGCAATTATAAAACTTCTTACCTCATCCACTACTTCGACTGAAGAGGTTGAGGTCAGTGCTGGTAGAACTGCccctgtcaaaaaaaaaaaataccacaatgaATTTTCATACATGAGTTAAATGAAACACCAGAAATTATTCCTATTTTCCCACCAGCTTGCTGTAGTGGATAGGAAACCCATATacagtgttttacatttattttttcatttaaaagtcaaaaaaggAAACTACAGCACAAGATGTGACACTGACATCTGTGAGGAGAAGTTGTGACTACCTGGGTCAAAGTTCAGCGACTCCAGATCGATGGGCAGCGAGGCCTCCTCACGTAAAGCCTTGGTCACCATTTCCCTGAGGCCGGAGTCAGGTGAGGACTCCGGTGTGCCGGGCTCCGACTCTGGATTCTCAGAGTTGATTTTAGGCGAATTAATCTCAAAGGTGAGAGAGTAGTGCACTGAGATTCCTCCAGGCCTAAAAAGAAGATATTATCTTCAGTGTTGATGGCTCCGACTCTTCACACTAATTGTATCAACCCTCGAACATCTCATCATCTATTGTTCCTTGAATTTGTCAAAGTTAAAAGCCCTGAAAATGTTATTGCACTTTTGGATTAAAGAGGTTCTGACTTTCAACATGAGCCACAGAGGGAGAACCTGGGTTTAACACACAAAGGTAATCCACAGACGTGTGGTGCTGCAGGAAGAAGCAGCACTTTCAAAATCTCATTCTCATATctgaagctttatttaagaaaaaaaaaggaggagtgCATCAAACCTCATCAACTTTCTGCACAGCTATTGTCATTAGGAGAGAATAAGCTGATCTGCTGGATGTGACTGATTAGAATGGGAATGATGTGGATTTCTTTGGACTAATGTCTGCCAAACACAAGCACCTCTTCATTAGGTGGCAGTGCTGATTCTGGCTCTTTGTCTGGAGTGGACTCCTCTGTCCTCACGTTTTCCTGATGAACTGAGTATTTGCGACAGTTTCCTTgttgtaaatcattttaaaaggcGGCAGGCGGTGTGCGTCTTCGCCCACTTGCAGTTGCTGCACCTGTTGCCAGTGCTGTCATCACCCAGAGTCTAATCCAAGCATCTAAGTTGAGCTTtactttgttcttctttttgctCTGATGAACTTAGAGGAGGGACTCAGGTGCAGCccgcacattaaaggctttttaTCTTTTCAAGCTGAGAAATGTGCCTTGAACTATTTTTCTACCAACCTTCCTGAACACAAGGAAACCTGATTTATTCTTTTGCTTGAGTCTTTTTATGTGCGCACCTTCTTTTATCTGATTTTATGAAGCTGTACTCCTTGGCATAAGTTTTCCCTACTTCTTTGTCTGGTTTCAAAACCTCCACTACCCCTCCTTTGTCCAGAGGGCGTCAACCTAAGGTTCAACTGATCAATAGATTAGTTACATTTACTGTTCtgggtcagtgtcagtgtttccagctgcagcaggaggctCTTTTCATCAAAGCTCTGATAAATCCACTGTACGTTTTATCTAAGTCCAGTATTTCCTCTCtcttagctctgtgtttggtctccacctgctcctgaGGGAactatctggctctttagctgctaaatgctccactatgctCACCAGGTTACATGTatgttgaacaaaaaaaaggaaatcactTATTCTTttggaaaaatgtgcaaatactTTTTGTGGTTGAACGATGTCACTAGAAataaatttttatttctgtcttgaTTTCCGATTAAGTTAAGTAACTAATGACAGACTCTGACACGAGTTGTAACTCTgagatagttttttttctgtgattgctGAAGTCTGGCAGACAAAAGCAGGAGGAGCCGCGAATCCTTCATAAGATTAGAGGACGAGCCCCCGCTGAGGCCTCGCCTCCGTGTTATTGGCCGTGACAGAGCCAGACACCACGGGGGACAGCAAATTAACCGGGGGAGCAGCTTTACAATTGCTGTATCCACAAGTCTTCCTGTTTCACTCCTCACCTGCCTTCTCTGATAATGAGAGGAAAGACTGAGTGCACTAACAAACAccggggaaaaaaaaccaaacacatacTTGGTTTTAACTTTTAGCAAGAAAGAGAACAAGGTTCTTCTCGTCTCAGCAGTTATTTGGTCCTTGTGCTAATTTCTGCTTTGTATTGAAATGTCTGGACAGTTTTGGGTAAATAATCTCTGACTTGGATCCAAATAAATGCTGAGCTGCATATTGGCAGGATATGCAACACAAGGGGAGGCAGATCCTACAGGGAATGTTTCATCTGTCCGTCATTTACCCGTCGGTGTCCAGGGTCTCGCTTGCATcggggagaagaaaagaagaaaagaagatatAAGAAATAAAACTCTTACAGAGGAATGATAGCAACAGGGTGAGGAAGAGACACGAGAGACAACAAGTTAGAATAAAACTCAAAACGTTCTCAGCCAAAAGCTCCATTATTCTGCTTCATCAGgatccattaaaaaaatctcACATTAAATCCCAAACGTTAAAAACCAAGTCAGACACAagacaagcaaaacaaaatttaaCCATTTCTGACCCAGACATAAAACATAGATTTACCGGGCTCAGTCAGAGAAAGAATCTTTCAACGATAACCTTCCACCACAGACATACGGAGTAAATCCTGAGCTGACCTCGCTGATTTTCATCATTTGATAGACAAAAGAAGGTGGTTCAAAATGAGCCTGAATATTTGAAATTTCATGAAATTATCTTGCCGCCGACTTGATTACACCTGAGCCACGCGTCTCCGTTCTCGCCTGCTCACTCCAGACCTTTAAATGTTCAAAAGCATATTTCACGCTCAGAGCTTACCTGATCCGCAGCACATGGATGGCTTTAAATCCTGGAAGTTTGTCAAAAACATGCTGCATCTGTAGAAGAGACACTACTTTTTAATACCTGATATCAGTCAAGATGCATCTCATCTGCCTTTTCAGAGGCCAATGTAATTAACTCTGAGCCGTCAAACAGGAGCTTGTTAATAAGCTGGCAGAGGGCCAATATGTCAGTATAAAAAAAGATTGCATGAATGGGAAACCCTCATTGATATCTATCTTTGGGCGGGTTAAGCACCTGGACACTCTTATGACATAATCGTCTTTAAAGGCTCCATCAGGTAACATCCTGCTGCGAATCGCGTGCAACTCTAAAGGATCCTGATGCCTTTTTCAGAGTCCGTCAATGAGGAAACAACATCACAGGACTTAGTTTCTCATCATGAGTCTCTCTGAGGAGCTGGGCAAAAGAAATGTGCTTGCAGAAAGAGTGGGTAAtctttgtctcttcctctggcCCAGACCTTTTGGCCCTGTGCTGTAAGCTTCTTTACATTCAGCATGAGCCACAGCCATCAGGCCAGAAAGACTCAGGTGGACTGTGGCAGGCACTGTCTACATCACggtaagagagaggaagaggatgaggatgacaTGAGACAGTTATCTTAAAGACAATTTTAGGAAACTAATCGTTGGAGCACTTCAATTTGAACTTACACTGGATTAAAATTCTCCCAGACTGAGCGTCTCACACTTTGTGGTTTGACCCTCCAGACCTGTTCTCAAATGAACAGACTTTAATTTCACTAAATGCATCTATAAAACACAGCTGGAGCTGTTactgagcacaaacacatcagtgaaaacactgtatCAGGAACAGGTGTTTGCCACCTCTGTATTCTGTTTGGACAGGTAAACATTTTCCTCCACCGTACGCAGAacctttaaatgtgtgaattcAGTTCCTCTGGTAGAattaaaagagacagaaaactgaaaacagcccCGTTCACCAAGATCATCTCATCTTTCGGCAGACCACGGGACACGCCCAGGCCACAGAGCAAAAtcagaaacagagaagcagGAAGCAGAAATCCCACCTGGTCCTGCAGGTGATGAGCCAGGTCGATGTACTGAGGAGAGTCCGGGTCGTCCAGCAGCTCTCGATAACCCGGGTCCACCAGATCGATACTGAACTCCACTATCTGCTCCACCGGACTCTCAGGCACCACGTTAGGAAACTCTGAGTCCTTCAGGACAACAAACGAGAGTCAGTGACGGGAGAAACACTCGAAACAACAAAGTAAGACTTTAGTTCTTCTGAGAGCATCATGTTATTTCTCTCATCGAGATGTTCACTGGGGATTTTACAGAAAATGTACTACTTGATGGTTGATTAATGATTTCAGTCGCTTATCTTCTAAAATGTGACGACTTGCTGCAGGTTTCTTATCTCTCTTCTCTGGGACTGACAATAAGCTGAGAAAATTCAGAAAAAGTAAGTGGATGAAAATCTGTCTGCTCAACACATACCATATATAGTATGTGTCCCTGAGCGAGGCACATAATCCACTTAActgctccagtggagctgctcagtggtgAACTGTAGAACAGTGCAGCTGGGAGAAAGGTCAGCAGGGATGTACAATGTGGACGATTAGTGCTTAATGGGTTAAAACATCCTTAAACTCCACATGTTTGAAGTTGAAATGAGAAGAGGGACTTAATACATGAATTACTGCCTTTCACTCCGATAAACTGACGTATCATTTAGAACTGGAGTGTGACATTTTCCAGCCCTCAAGGAGCCACTGAGTCCTGTGGGAAACCTCCTCCGGCTCCGAGTGCCGCCTtaacacagaaaatgtaaatgtaagtgCTTGTTGGTACCTCTTCGACCGCCTCCTCGGGCTGGGTTTGATCGAGGGCGGGGCTCGGAGAGGCGCTCACAGGGCCGAGGAGGTCGGCGGCGCTGGTGACAATCGCCGGCGCTGCTGATGAGGCGAGCGTCTGGACCTCTGCACCTGAAGCCACATCACACTCACTTTAATCACACAGCAAATGAACAGCGGTGCCGAGCGTCACGCTGCGCGCTGATCTGACTGCGGCACCATCTGCACACAATATTCTCTCATTAGTCTGGAcccattttaaatgaatgagaatCAACAACAATGAAAAGTGTTTGTGGCGGAAGAACTGGAGCAGCTTTATAGCAGCTTTATAGCACCCTACATTCAGTGTCATATAGCACTtgacatacagtaaacacaaaaatcaatacACATATTTCTCACATCATGGTACAAGAGAATCCAGTAACAGCATCATACTGATGTAACCACAGAATCAGTGCAGACGTTTTCTACCTGCGATCTCTGGGATCTTCTGTGTCGGTGCAGGAGTCACTGATCCcctgcagg
This genomic stretch from Toxotes jaculatrix isolate fToxJac2 chromosome 19, fToxJac2.pri, whole genome shotgun sequence harbors:
- the LOC121199928 gene encoding interphotoreceptor matrix proteoglycan 1-like is translated as MLWEFGLVLLFVLTPQAAGIKESGVGPGSGVKTEAVGSVRLAELLKTSTRTKGSGFELGRHRSRRSVFLHSGVRICPQETINEVLASHQAYYQLRVCQEAVWEAFRIFFDRIPGTAEYQRWVHTCQHESLCISDLAKNFSSSEEHMSMIHRRMSRVRDRRPPSRGSVTPAPTQKIPEIAGAEVQTLASSAAPAIVTSAADLLGPVSASPSPALDQTQPEEAVEEDSEFPNVVPESPVEQIVEFSIDLVDPGYRELLDDPDSPQYIDLAHHLQDQMQHVFDKLPGFKAIHVLRISASETLDTDGPGGISVHYSLTFEINSPKINSENPESEPGTPESSPDSGLREMVTKALREEASLPIDLESLNFDPGRAVLPALTSTSSVEVVDESSEPDSHNEFEVFTDQPGVDKPRLVVPLTPMEKENALVTLLDPTAVPDDEMTAVTGGTAESVDHPPASEDIGDESDAIYVSEPEPSSDEREEEELLIITHEIETIHHNETGELVRDYIPTPPVILEEETDAPYISLSPNLISEEDLIPIDEDSETPSLDVVQLFPTTQILLTTASAGEEPSDLGQPITTLSAITGQPPTEPALSPQEYEEVNALPGEEEADLGGRETYDSGEVSETEAHDVSEVETEMEPLEPMGELGVKADEEVLEVLQPTPEQASEPEEENVSEPDVEVAASEPEEESVVETQEEVTVSEPEEMVVEVPGTEETELEVSEQVPVLKPEESEPDAGLDSTTTEILTEEGVEKGAEVLQPKEELAEVKEEGTVDSSHPASEPKKDEVEVTEQPPGPEKESGLGGDVVSEETVPEVSEETQPEDSEPGAEEEKVADAVKPVVVEEEVAEVPAPEDEAAEAEEEVVEISEADEEVVEAPAPGEGVVDSVEPESAPDVTEVTVTGDVDIETAEPEEEQEGVPEPSESVVEVVGPALQPEPGKESDEIPDVPEILQPDEDVVEDVKQEEEVAVAPVPDDESADISETQLPSEVEEEAEQEETVENPEPEEASEPEEGTADVLPPGEELPGVSEPESKDTAVVEILESEGEGADVSEPEPEEGIVDILEPGLKEDVTEPPAESIKILHPLDGMEDLHFGEDTVQIVEDNEFLPPAGPDYNRPPEEDNLPIIPIDIHPSVEDAGEPDHEYPVIDDFYIENDVDSVDAQVESDLRAVTTTEVAKSDLQFETTSVVTEMTAPDRRDTTEDTEVAEDLPEETQERDSSTERDISVTAASVSDFLPTPPATSVDVSEVSSPSPTIDSGLFEVAEQSVIPSAPGSSEDDGAEPASVSEQNEPAVVIIDEDLEEAVQKGSESQTSPPAAAEDVIDAAVKDLAVELDQTDVVATEASELPDEGSGFVSVGEEHTTVGVTAPPPVRYLTTPSMTTATHGRELVVFFSLRVTNMDFSEDLFNKTSSEYRSLENTFLDVLLPFLQANLTGFKKLEILNFRKGSVVVNSKMKFTKSVPYNITEAVHCVLEQFCSAAAKNLHIQIDTHSLDIEPADQADPCKFLACDEFSRCVVNGRTKEAQCLCEPGFLSVDGLPCQSLCVLQPDYCQGGECHIVPGHGAVCR